A region of Candidatus Aquicultor sp. DNA encodes the following proteins:
- a CDS encoding PFL family protein, producing MLINPNEIRETIEMIQEQRLDIRTVTMGISLRDCSDKDGKRLADNIYNKVVTSAGRLVAAAQELQARYGIPIVNKRVAVSPIAAIAESSNLSNYTLVAKALDRAAQEIGIDFIGGFSALVQKGATPGDMRLIDSIPEALSTTAKVCSSINVASSKAGINMDAVLKMARIIKETAERTAERDGIGCAKLVVFANIPEDNPFMAGAYHGFGEPDTVINVGISGPGVVRAALEGYPDADFTKVAEIIKKTAFKITRMGELIGRESAAMLGVTPGIIDLSLAPTPTPGDSVAQIIEAMGIERCGAPGTTAALALLNDAVKKGGAMATSSTGGLSGAFIPVSEDLGMIEAAKLGALTIEKLEAMTAVCSVGLDMIVIPGDTTAETIAGIIADQMAIAVINKKAAGVRLIPAPGKGKGDEVEFGDLLGFAPVMGVNTYSCAHFVQRGGRIPAPLTSLNN from the coding sequence GTGTTAATTAACCCAAACGAGATACGGGAAACCATAGAGATGATTCAGGAGCAGCGGCTCGATATCCGCACGGTAACCATGGGGATATCCTTGCGCGATTGTTCCGATAAAGACGGCAAAAGACTTGCGGATAATATCTACAACAAAGTAGTGACATCGGCGGGGCGCCTGGTTGCCGCAGCCCAGGAGCTGCAGGCCAGGTACGGCATCCCTATCGTCAACAAGCGAGTCGCCGTTTCCCCCATCGCGGCGATTGCCGAGTCGAGCAATCTAAGTAATTATACCCTGGTAGCGAAAGCGCTCGACCGGGCGGCGCAAGAAATTGGCATCGATTTTATCGGCGGCTTCTCCGCCCTGGTGCAAAAAGGCGCCACGCCGGGCGATATGCGCCTCATCGATTCCATTCCCGAAGCGCTCTCAACAACCGCGAAGGTCTGCTCGTCGATTAATGTGGCGTCGAGCAAAGCCGGCATAAATATGGATGCGGTTCTAAAGATGGCTCGCATCATTAAAGAAACCGCCGAACGCACAGCCGAGCGTGACGGTATCGGGTGCGCTAAGCTCGTTGTTTTTGCCAATATCCCAGAGGACAACCCCTTTATGGCCGGAGCATACCACGGCTTTGGCGAGCCGGATACCGTAATCAACGTGGGGATATCCGGCCCCGGGGTCGTTCGGGCTGCGCTTGAGGGGTATCCAGATGCCGACTTCACCAAGGTTGCCGAGATTATTAAGAAGACCGCTTTTAAGATTACGCGCATGGGCGAGCTCATCGGTCGTGAGTCCGCTGCTATGCTTGGTGTAACGCCGGGTATCATCGATCTCTCGCTGGCGCCGACCCCCACGCCGGGCGATTCGGTCGCACAGATTATCGAAGCGATGGGTATTGAGCGCTGTGGCGCGCCCGGAACAACTGCGGCGCTTGCACTGCTTAACGACGCCGTTAAAAAAGGAGGCGCGATGGCCACCAGCTCAACCGGCGGACTCTCAGGAGCGTTTATCCCGGTCAGCGAAGATTTAGGGATGATCGAGGCGGCGAAATTGGGAGCGCTCACTATAGAGAAACTCGAGGCTATGACGGCCGTATGCTCGGTCGGCCTCGATATGATCGTAATTCCCGGCGATACCACCGCGGAAACGATTGCCGGCATCATTGCCGATCAGATGGCAATCGCGGTCATCAATAAGAAAGCTGCCGGTGTTCGCCTGATTCCGGCCCCCGGCAAAGGCAAGGGTGACGAGGTTGAATTTGGTGATCTTCTGGGGTTTGCGCCGGTCATGGGGGTCAACACCTACTCATGCGCGCACTTCGTACAGCGGGGCGGCCGAATCCCGGCGCCGCTAACGAGTCTCAATAACTAG
- a CDS encoding YtxH domain-containing protein: MASPLSLISDAMSSERVKSAGEDIANRASQLYREAQNRNYTLYALIAVSGFAAGLLTGLLIAPSSGYETRSRISNQALSTMSGARKMMRRDAEEMREQAEEIAS, translated from the coding sequence ATGGCATCACCCTTAAGTTTAATAAGCGATGCGATGAGTTCCGAGCGCGTTAAATCAGCCGGTGAAGACATAGCAAACCGGGCTTCACAGCTTTACAGAGAAGCGCAGAACAGAAATTATACATTGTATGCCCTGATTGCGGTGTCAGGCTTTGCAGCAGGATTGTTAACGGGACTTCTGATCGCTCCATCAAGCGGCTATGAAACCAGAAGCAGGATCAGTAACCAGGCATTGAGTACGATGTCGGGTGCGCGTAAAATGATGCGCCGAGACGCTGAAGAAATGCGAGAGCAAGCCGAGGAGATCGCTTCGTAA
- the gltA gene encoding NADPH-dependent glutamate synthase, whose amino-acid sequence MAEKKEYSKEELKEMRKTRTPMPEQNPVERGRNFKEVTVGYSEEDAFREAARCMECKNRPCVEGCPVEIPIPEFIAKVKEGDFAGAIKKIKEKSSVPAICGRVCPQESQCEKFCTLGKKNEPVAIGRLERYVADWERTVGAGNGETPHVEPTGYKVAVIGSGPAGLTVASDLAKKGHKVKIFEALHKAGGVLIYGIPEFRLPKAIVQHEVDGIKKLGVEIEVNSVVGKLYTVDELLGAGYDAVFIGSGAGLPMFMNIPGENLNGVYSANEFLTRTNLMKAYLFPEYDTPIKKGDYVAVVGGGNVAMDSARTALRLGAKKVYLVYRRSMEELPARKEEVHHAIEEGVEFLLLNNPVEILGAEGWVKGMKCIQMELGEPDASGRRRPVEVPGSEFVLDVDTVIMSIGTGSNPIIPASTPGLELNKRGYIVAGENGATSKPGVFAGGDIVTGAATVILAAGAGRKAADAIHEYLMAKVPQ is encoded by the coding sequence ATGGCAGAGAAGAAAGAATACTCAAAAGAAGAGTTAAAAGAGATGCGAAAAACCCGCACGCCTATGCCCGAGCAAAATCCGGTTGAGCGCGGGAGAAACTTTAAAGAGGTTACGGTCGGCTACTCTGAGGAGGACGCATTTCGTGAGGCAGCACGCTGCATGGAGTGTAAAAACCGGCCGTGTGTCGAGGGCTGCCCGGTTGAAATTCCTATCCCTGAATTTATAGCCAAGGTAAAAGAGGGAGACTTTGCCGGGGCAATCAAGAAAATTAAAGAAAAATCGAGCGTTCCGGCGATCTGCGGACGCGTGTGCCCGCAAGAGAGCCAGTGCGAGAAGTTCTGTACGCTCGGCAAGAAAAACGAGCCGGTTGCCATCGGGCGCCTCGAGCGCTACGTAGCGGACTGGGAACGCACCGTGGGCGCGGGCAACGGTGAAACACCTCACGTAGAGCCGACCGGTTATAAGGTTGCGGTTATCGGCAGCGGCCCGGCCGGTTTGACGGTTGCATCCGATTTGGCCAAAAAGGGTCACAAAGTAAAAATCTTTGAAGCGCTGCATAAAGCGGGCGGCGTTTTGATCTACGGCATCCCGGAATTCAGGCTTCCCAAGGCCATCGTGCAGCACGAGGTCGACGGCATTAAGAAGCTCGGTGTCGAGATCGAGGTTAACTCGGTCGTCGGCAAGCTCTACACTGTTGATGAGCTCTTAGGCGCCGGTTATGACGCGGTCTTTATCGGCAGTGGTGCGGGGTTACCGATGTTTATGAATATCCCCGGCGAGAATTTAAATGGCGTATACTCGGCAAACGAGTTTCTAACCAGGACAAATCTAATGAAAGCGTATCTCTTCCCGGAGTACGATACGCCGATTAAAAAGGGCGATTATGTCGCGGTTGTCGGCGGCGGAAACGTGGCGATGGATTCGGCGCGTACCGCGCTTCGCCTCGGCGCCAAGAAGGTCTACCTGGTATATCGCCGTTCGATGGAAGAACTTCCGGCGCGTAAAGAAGAAGTCCACCACGCGATCGAAGAAGGCGTGGAATTCTTGCTGCTCAATAACCCGGTTGAGATTCTGGGCGCCGAGGGTTGGGTTAAAGGCATGAAGTGCATCCAGATGGAGCTCGGCGAGCCGGATGCTTCGGGGAGGCGCCGCCCGGTCGAAGTTCCGGGGTCGGAGTTCGTGCTCGATGTGGATACTGTCATCATGTCGATCGGTACCGGGTCAAACCCGATTATTCCAGCGTCGACACCCGGTCTTGAGCTTAACAAGCGCGGCTATATCGTGGCCGGCGAGAACGGCGCAACCAGCAAACCCGGCGTGTTTGCCGGTGGCGACATTGTCACCGGAGCGGCAACCGTAATTTTAGCCGCCGGTGCGGGCCGCAAAGCCGCTGACGCCATTCATGAATACTTGATGGCCAAAGTACCGCAATAA
- a CDS encoding sulfide/dihydroorotate dehydrogenase-like FAD/NAD-binding protein encodes MANKILKKQALRSDLFFFTVAAPEIAKKAKAGQFVVVRVDEEGERIPLSLARINPEEGTLGLVVQTVGVTSTKFSELNEGDSLSDIAGPMGHQTPIENYGRVVLVGGGFGAAPMYPIGKALKEAGNTVTSVIGARSADLLIYEDELAEFSDQVLVSTDDGSKGHKGLVTEVLKQEIETNGADFIMAIGPAIMMKFVALTTKPYNVKTFVSLNPIMVDGTGMCGACRVSVGGQTKFGCTDGPDFDGHLVDWDLLMSRQRTYLTEEKEAMERHECNCVHHS; translated from the coding sequence GTGGCGAATAAGATTTTAAAGAAACAGGCGCTGCGGTCTGATTTGTTTTTCTTCACGGTCGCGGCTCCGGAGATTGCCAAAAAAGCCAAGGCTGGGCAATTCGTAGTTGTTCGCGTCGATGAAGAGGGCGAGCGCATTCCGCTCTCGTTGGCCCGCATTAATCCCGAAGAGGGGACGCTTGGTTTAGTCGTTCAGACGGTCGGCGTAACCTCGACAAAGTTCTCAGAGCTCAACGAGGGCGATAGCCTCTCGGACATCGCCGGCCCGATGGGCCACCAGACACCTATCGAAAACTACGGGCGCGTTGTGCTGGTCGGCGGCGGTTTTGGTGCCGCTCCGATGTATCCGATCGGCAAGGCGCTCAAAGAGGCGGGCAATACAGTAACTTCAGTTATCGGCGCACGTTCCGCCGATCTTCTAATTTATGAGGATGAACTCGCTGAGTTTAGCGATCAGGTTCTCGTTTCCACCGATGACGGCAGTAAGGGGCACAAAGGCCTGGTTACTGAGGTCCTCAAGCAAGAAATCGAGACCAATGGCGCCGATTTTATAATGGCGATCGGGCCGGCAATCATGATGAAGTTCGTCGCGCTTACCACGAAACCCTATAACGTGAAAACGTTTGTCAGCTTAAACCCGATTATGGTCGACGGCACCGGCATGTGCGGCGCCTGTCGTGTTTCCGTCGGTGGGCAAACCAAGTTCGGCTGCACCGACGGGCCGGACTTTGACGGCCATTTGGTCGACTGGGATCTTTTAATGTCGCGCCAGCGCACATACTTAACTGAGGAAAAAGAGGCAATGGAACGCCATGAGTGCAACTGCGTTCACCATAGCTAG
- a CDS encoding acyl-CoA dehydratase activase, translating into MRGFLGIDVGSVSTNLVVTDERGDIVNYIYIRTKGQPIVAVKDGMRQLALEISDDVELAGVGTTGSARYLSGVMVGADIVKNEITAHAVAASHVVPQVRTVLEIGGQDSKIILLRDGIVVDFAMNTVCAAGTGSFLDHQAARLGIPIEEFGDYALKSSASCQIAGRCSVFAESDMIHKQQMGYRMEDIIYGLCQALVRNYLNNLAKGKDLLAPIVFQGGVAANAGMKKAFEDALQAEVTIPKHYHVMGALGAALLARASVRDKATNFKGFEVADIDYQTRSFHCKGCENNCEIVKIQVAGKAIACWGGRCGKWDVQTPEEAESLLQGAGV; encoded by the coding sequence ATGAGGGGTTTCTTGGGGATCGATGTCGGTTCGGTCAGCACGAATCTGGTGGTAACGGACGAGCGCGGTGACATCGTCAACTATATCTATATCCGAACGAAAGGCCAGCCGATCGTGGCGGTAAAAGACGGTATGCGGCAGCTCGCCTTGGAAATCTCCGATGATGTCGAGCTAGCCGGTGTCGGCACGACGGGAAGCGCCCGGTATCTGAGCGGAGTGATGGTCGGTGCCGATATCGTCAAGAATGAAATCACGGCGCACGCGGTGGCGGCAAGCCACGTGGTACCGCAGGTGCGAACGGTGCTCGAGATCGGCGGACAGGATTCGAAGATCATTTTGTTGCGCGACGGTATTGTCGTCGATTTTGCAATGAACACCGTCTGCGCTGCCGGAACCGGTTCGTTTCTCGATCACCAGGCAGCCCGCCTCGGTATCCCAATCGAGGAGTTTGGCGATTATGCTCTTAAATCGTCTGCGTCGTGCCAGATTGCCGGGCGCTGCTCGGTGTTTGCCGAGTCGGACATGATTCACAAACAGCAAATGGGCTACCGTATGGAAGATATAATTTACGGCCTCTGCCAGGCCTTGGTGCGCAACTACCTCAACAACCTGGCGAAGGGGAAGGACCTGCTGGCGCCGATCGTATTTCAAGGCGGCGTCGCGGCAAATGCCGGCATGAAGAAGGCGTTCGAGGACGCGCTTCAGGCAGAGGTCACAATACCCAAGCATTATCATGTTATGGGCGCGCTCGGCGCCGCCCTCTTGGCACGGGCATCGGTACGGGATAAAGCCACCAACTTCAAAGGCTTTGAGGTCGCCGATATCGATTACCAGACGCGAAGTTTTCATTGCAAAGGGTGCGAGAACAACTGTGAGATCGTAAAAATCCAGGTAGCAGGCAAAGCGATTGCCTGTTGGGGCGGCCGCTGCGGCAAGTGGGACGTTCAAACCCCCGAAGAGGCCGAATCGCTTTTGCAGGGCGCCGGAGTGTAG
- a CDS encoding acyl-CoA dehydratase activase-related protein, protein MTVGVPQALLYYKYYPLWESFLHGLGAEIAVSNPTTKKTINLGTAAAENELCLPVKVFFGHVLDVKDCVDALFIPRVISVESGAYTCPKFLGLPDLAKTADTALPLILEPEFNARLGTRKFYQAILDFGKFFTNKKSQTIRAWMDGVTAQKAFQKKLEAGLTPVEAIAGVEPQPARGGLKIGVVGHPYNVYDSYTSLNLIKKLRGWGADVTTTEMILPKTLEHEADRLPKRLFWSYEKEVVGGALHWIHKKNVDGIIYVLSFACGPDSLIQVLLESEAKKHGGTPLMSLVVDEHSGEAGLITRVEAFIDMLKWRSM, encoded by the coding sequence GTGACCGTAGGTGTTCCACAAGCGTTGTTGTATTACAAGTACTATCCCTTATGGGAATCGTTTTTGCACGGCTTAGGAGCCGAGATAGCCGTGTCCAATCCGACGACGAAGAAGACGATTAATTTGGGAACCGCCGCCGCCGAAAATGAGCTTTGCTTGCCGGTTAAGGTGTTTTTCGGACACGTCCTCGATGTAAAAGATTGCGTTGACGCGCTGTTTATCCCACGGGTTATAAGTGTTGAGAGCGGTGCGTATACGTGCCCGAAGTTTTTGGGCTTGCCCGACCTTGCGAAAACCGCGGACACGGCGCTACCACTGATACTAGAGCCGGAATTCAATGCGCGCTTGGGCACCCGTAAGTTCTACCAAGCAATATTGGATTTCGGCAAGTTCTTTACGAATAAGAAATCCCAGACAATCCGCGCCTGGATGGACGGGGTCACCGCGCAAAAGGCGTTCCAAAAGAAACTCGAAGCGGGGCTTACCCCGGTTGAAGCAATCGCCGGCGTCGAGCCGCAACCCGCTCGAGGGGGGCTAAAAATAGGGGTCGTCGGGCATCCGTATAACGTTTACGACTCGTATACGAGTTTGAATCTGATCAAGAAGCTTCGCGGCTGGGGTGCCGACGTTACCACGACCGAGATGATCCTGCCGAAAACTCTCGAGCACGAGGCGGATCGCTTGCCGAAGCGCCTGTTCTGGTCTTACGAAAAGGAAGTGGTCGGCGGGGCGCTTCACTGGATTCATAAGAAGAACGTCGATGGTATCATCTACGTGCTCTCATTTGCCTGCGGACCGGACTCGCTTATCCAGGTGCTTCTTGAATCCGAGGCGAAAAAGCACGGCGGCACGCCGCTGATGTCGCTCGTCGTCGACGAGCACAGCGGTGAAGCGGGTCTCATCACGCGAGTTGAAGCGTTTATCGATATGCTTAAATGGAGGTCGATGTAG
- the clpB gene encoding ATP-dependent chaperone ClpB, with product MRLDKFTIKSQEALGEAQHLAEAAGHAQVEPEHLLFAMIGQPDGVVVPILQKLAVSPDAVVTAIEKELGRRPKVAGASAAAYVSPELKSVVDTAFVEAENLKDEYVSTEHLLIAIAAGDGIAGKILHSFGVTKDMVLKILVDVRGNQRAADQNPEEKYQALEKYSRDLTRLARIGKLDPVIGRDDEIRRIIQVLSRRTKNNPVLIGDPGVGKTAIAEGLAQRIIAGDVPEGLKNKRVVALDLGALIAGAKYRGEFEDRLKALLKEITSAGGEIILFIDELHTLVGAGAAEGAVDAANLLKPALARGELRAVGATTIDEYRKYIEKDAALERRFQPVVVGEPSVEDTIAILRGLKERYEIHHGVRITDSALVSAAVLSNRYITDRFLPDKAIDLIDEAASMLRIEIDSLPTEIDEIERKIKQLEIERQAFKNDKSKAALARHASIEKDLADLKEKVFHMRAHWENEKSVIQEIRALKERIEQAKVDATNAERTGDLALAAKLRYGDILTFEKDVDERNKRLLELQKDTKMLKEEVDEEDIAEVVSKWTGVPVSRMLEGEIAKLVMMENRLRLRIVGQDEALAAVANAIRRARAGLQDPNRPLGSFIFLGPTGVGKTELAKALAEFLFDDERAMIRIDMSEYMEKHTVSRLIGAPPGYVGYEEGGQLTEAVRRRPYAVVLLDEIEKAHHDVFNVLLQILDDGRLTDGKGRTVDFKNTIVIMTSNIGSSYIQEVTDREELKAKVEEVMKANFRPEFLNRVDEVVIFNRLALADIKKIVDIQIEQLAKRVAEHGIKLELSDAAKELIANEGFDPVFGARPLKRVIQRQIQDGLAMKILEGRIKEGDTVVVDVRDGKIGFEAQRVAV from the coding sequence GTGAGATTAGATAAATTCACGATAAAATCTCAGGAAGCGCTGGGCGAAGCTCAGCATCTTGCGGAAGCGGCCGGGCACGCCCAGGTCGAGCCGGAGCACTTGCTCTTTGCAATGATCGGGCAGCCGGACGGCGTGGTCGTGCCGATCCTGCAAAAGCTTGCCGTGAGCCCGGATGCGGTAGTAACGGCCATCGAGAAAGAACTCGGGCGCAGGCCGAAAGTAGCCGGCGCGAGCGCCGCGGCTTACGTTTCACCAGAGCTGAAAAGTGTTGTAGATACCGCTTTCGTCGAGGCGGAAAATCTTAAAGATGAATATGTGAGCACCGAGCATTTGCTCATTGCAATTGCGGCAGGCGACGGCATCGCGGGCAAAATCCTGCACTCGTTTGGCGTTACCAAAGATATGGTGCTGAAAATATTGGTCGATGTGCGCGGCAACCAACGCGCAGCTGACCAGAACCCGGAAGAGAAATACCAGGCGCTTGAGAAATACAGCCGTGACTTAACCAGGCTTGCAAGGATTGGTAAACTCGACCCGGTTATCGGGCGCGACGACGAGATACGCCGTATCATCCAGGTACTGTCCCGGCGCACGAAAAACAACCCGGTGTTAATCGGTGATCCCGGTGTGGGCAAAACCGCGATCGCGGAAGGGCTTGCCCAGCGCATCATCGCCGGCGACGTGCCGGAAGGTTTGAAAAATAAACGGGTGGTCGCGCTCGATTTGGGCGCGCTCATCGCCGGGGCGAAGTACCGCGGCGAGTTTGAAGATCGCTTAAAAGCGCTGCTGAAAGAGATTACGAGCGCAGGCGGGGAGATCATCCTGTTTATCGATGAGCTCCATACCCTAGTCGGGGCCGGCGCCGCCGAAGGCGCAGTCGATGCGGCGAACTTGCTGAAGCCTGCGCTGGCGCGCGGGGAGCTGCGCGCGGTCGGGGCGACGACCATCGATGAGTACCGCAAATATATTGAAAAAGACGCCGCGCTTGAGCGCAGGTTCCAGCCGGTTGTTGTGGGTGAGCCGAGCGTGGAGGATACGATCGCGATTCTTCGCGGCTTAAAAGAACGCTACGAGATACACCACGGCGTGCGCATCACCGATTCAGCGCTGGTTTCCGCCGCAGTGCTCTCAAACCGGTATATTACCGATAGGTTCTTGCCTGATAAGGCAATTGATTTGATTGATGAGGCGGCCTCGATGTTGCGCATTGAAATTGACTCGCTTCCGACTGAAATCGACGAGATCGAGCGTAAGATTAAGCAGCTCGAGATCGAGCGGCAGGCGTTTAAAAACGACAAGAGTAAAGCCGCGCTTGCCCGCCATGCCAGCATTGAAAAAGATCTCGCCGATTTGAAGGAAAAGGTCTTTCACATGCGGGCGCACTGGGAAAACGAGAAAAGCGTTATCCAGGAGATTCGCGCGCTCAAGGAGCGCATCGAGCAGGCCAAGGTCGACGCTACAAACGCCGAACGCACCGGTGATCTCGCCCTGGCCGCAAAACTGCGCTACGGCGACATACTGACCTTTGAAAAAGACGTCGACGAGCGAAACAAACGGCTTCTCGAGCTGCAAAAAGATACGAAGATGCTCAAAGAAGAAGTCGATGAGGAGGACATCGCCGAAGTCGTCTCCAAGTGGACCGGTGTGCCGGTGTCGCGCATGCTGGAGGGCGAGATCGCCAAGCTGGTGATGATGGAGAACCGCTTGAGGCTTCGCATTGTCGGCCAGGATGAGGCGCTTGCGGCAGTGGCGAACGCGATTCGCCGGGCCCGCGCCGGCCTGCAAGACCCGAACCGGCCTTTGGGAAGTTTTATCTTCCTCGGGCCGACCGGTGTCGGCAAGACCGAACTCGCTAAGGCATTGGCCGAGTTTCTCTTCGATGACGAGCGGGCGATGATCCGCATCGATATGAGCGAGTACATGGAAAAACACACCGTCTCGCGGTTGATCGGTGCGCCTCCCGGCTACGTCGGCTACGAGGAGGGCGGCCAATTAACCGAAGCGGTCCGCCGCCGCCCGTATGCGGTGGTGCTCCTCGATGAGATCGAAAAAGCGCACCACGATGTCTTTAACGTGCTCCTGCAAATTCTTGACGACGGTCGCTTAACCGACGGCAAGGGAAGAACGGTCGATTTTAAGAACACGATCGTGATTATGACGTCGAACATCGGCAGTTCCTACATTCAGGAAGTTACCGACCGAGAGGAGCTTAAAGCTAAGGTTGAGGAAGTAATGAAGGCCAACTTTAGGCCTGAGTTCTTAAACCGCGTTGACGAGGTCGTCATCTTTAATCGCCTTGCGCTGGCCGACATCAAGAAGATCGTCGATATCCAAATCGAGCAATTAGCAAAGCGCGTGGCGGAGCACGGCATCAAGCTGGAGTTGAGCGATGCGGCAAAAGAGCTTATCGCCAACGAAGGGTTCGACCCGGTCTTCGGGGCGCGCCCGCTTAAACGGGTTATCCAACGGCAAATCCAGGATGGTCTGGCGATGAAGATTCTCGAAGGTCGCATCAAAGAAGGCGATACGGTTGTGGTCGACGTGCGCGACGGCAAAATCGGGTTTGAGGCGCAACGGGTAGCCGTGTAA
- a CDS encoding helix-turn-helix transcriptional regulator translates to MMYDEPVYMISVAAKLAGMHPQTLRIYERKKLIHPKRTPGSTRLYSQRDVDRLKLIQVLTQELGVNLAGVIKIFELQDEIEGLQGLIGQLESKLDGLQCALEDEVSKIQQNALVPMPHGHIVLRRARRQR, encoded by the coding sequence ATGATGTACGACGAGCCGGTCTATATGATCAGCGTTGCAGCAAAGCTTGCAGGGATGCACCCGCAAACCTTGCGCATTTATGAGCGCAAAAAATTAATCCACCCGAAACGCACCCCGGGTAGCACGCGCCTGTACTCTCAACGCGATGTCGATCGTTTGAAACTTATACAGGTGCTCACCCAGGAGCTGGGGGTAAACCTTGCCGGCGTTATCAAAATCTTCGAGCTACAAGACGAGATCGAGGGCCTTCAGGGGCTTATCGGCCAGCTTGAATCAAAACTCGATGGTTTGCAGTGCGCGCTCGAGGACGAGGTAAGCAAGATCCAGCAGAACGCGCTTGTCCCGATGCCGCACGGTCATATTGTGCTGCGCAGAGCGAGGAGACAACGCTAA
- the dnaJ gene encoding molecular chaperone DnaJ — MDTSRARRDFYEVLGIGRNATQKEIKAAYRKLARKYHPDVNSGDKETEEKFKEISEAYDVLKDTEKRKQYDEVGRFVGGQGAGFNPGAGGFDYSTFDGNFGGFSGANGFSAGGFGDLFDLFGGASSGTRSANARAKGADITYNVHLAFDEALHGKTVQFHITREEACSTCKGTGAAPGGSRTVCRTCGGNGIISDNQGFFGITRTCPTCAGTGTVIDKPCNVCSGSGRVLRKATETIKIPAGAADGGKLKFKGRGQAGVNGGPKGDLYIITKVAPHPFFKRKGSDVLLEVPVTFTEAALGASIEVPTVDGMVSLKIPPGTQNRQTFRLRGKGAPKLKTESKGDMLVTVRVDVPKELSNDEKEMLVRFAHSRQDDPRRIFKK; from the coding sequence ATGGATACCAGTAGAGCACGCAGGGATTTTTATGAAGTCCTCGGGATAGGTCGAAATGCGACGCAGAAAGAAATTAAAGCGGCGTATCGGAAGCTTGCGCGCAAGTATCATCCCGACGTCAACAGCGGCGATAAAGAAACCGAAGAGAAGTTCAAAGAGATAAGCGAAGCCTATGATGTGCTTAAAGATACTGAAAAGCGCAAGCAGTACGATGAGGTAGGTCGCTTCGTTGGCGGTCAGGGTGCGGGGTTTAACCCGGGCGCCGGTGGGTTCGATTACTCGACATTTGACGGTAATTTCGGAGGATTTTCCGGTGCGAACGGTTTCTCCGCCGGGGGATTCGGCGATCTGTTCGATCTCTTCGGAGGGGCATCCTCGGGAACGAGGAGCGCGAACGCGAGAGCGAAAGGCGCCGACATTACATATAACGTGCATTTAGCGTTTGACGAAGCCCTGCATGGAAAGACCGTGCAGTTTCACATTACTCGTGAAGAGGCATGCTCGACATGTAAAGGCACCGGAGCCGCCCCCGGCGGGTCGCGTACGGTGTGCCGCACATGCGGTGGTAACGGGATAATCTCCGACAACCAGGGTTTCTTTGGAATTACCCGTACCTGTCCGACGTGCGCCGGTACGGGAACGGTTATCGACAAGCCATGTAACGTATGCTCGGGCAGCGGCCGGGTTTTGCGAAAGGCGACCGAGACGATCAAAATTCCGGCGGGCGCAGCTGACGGCGGTAAGTTGAAGTTTAAAGGCCGGGGTCAGGCCGGGGTTAACGGCGGCCCGAAAGGCGACCTCTATATCATCACCAAAGTCGCGCCGCATCCGTTCTTTAAGCGTAAGGGAAGCGATGTGCTTCTCGAGGTGCCGGTTACCTTTACAGAAGCAGCTCTTGGGGCGAGTATCGAAGTGCCGACGGTAGACGGAATGGTATCGCTCAAAATTCCGCCGGGAACGCAAAACAGGCAGACGTTCAGGTTGCGGGGTAAAGGCGCCCCGAAACTTAAAACCGAGAGTAAGGGCGATATGCTCGTAACGGTGCGAGTCGATGTGCCAAAAGAGCTCTCCAACGACGAAAAAGAGATGCTGGTAAGATTCGCGCATAGCAGGCAAGACGATCCACGACGAATCTTTAAGAAGTAA
- the grpE gene encoding nucleotide exchange factor GrpE translates to MVPKDETTNDHVSAHHGDTPEAGSDMAAEAPDTGTETLEELNERLAKSEAEATEYLDMLRRTQAEMDNFRKRMMKEHERVIECAAEGIVTELLPLIDNLERALDSARAGAERETLAGGVELIYSQLMTILGKQGVSVIDPGGVEFDPQAHQAVMQVESSEYGENVVAEVLQKGYELNGKLLRPAMVKVAK, encoded by the coding sequence ATGGTGCCGAAAGATGAAACTACGAACGACCACGTAAGCGCACACCACGGCGATACACCAGAAGCTGGCAGTGATATGGCGGCCGAAGCACCTGACACGGGAACCGAGACTCTAGAGGAACTCAACGAGCGCCTCGCCAAATCGGAAGCCGAAGCCACCGAGTATCTCGATATGCTCAGGCGTACCCAAGCGGAGATGGATAATTTCCGCAAGCGGATGATGAAAGAGCATGAACGGGTGATTGAGTGTGCGGCTGAGGGTATCGTAACCGAGCTTCTGCCGCTTATCGATAATTTGGAGCGAGCGCTCGATTCGGCGCGTGCCGGCGCTGAGCGTGAAACGCTTGCGGGCGGCGTCGAGCTGATTTATTCGCAGCTCATGACGATTCTCGGGAAGCAAGGCGTCTCGGTTATAGACCCGGGCGGCGTGGAATTCGATCCGCAAGCACACCAGGCCGTTATGCAGGTCGAGAGCAGTGAGTACGGCGAAAACGTTGTGGCAGAGGTATTGCAGAAGGGTTATGAGCTAAACGGTAAACTGCTTCGCCCGGCGATGGTGAAAGTTGCAAAATAG